In a genomic window of Amblyomma americanum isolate KBUSLIRL-KWMA chromosome 4, ASM5285725v1, whole genome shotgun sequence:
- the LOC144130443 gene encoding fatty acyl-CoA reductase 1-like, with product MELRMASMDKSFVSDFYKDKDIFITGATGFMGKVLLEKLLRSCGGLRRIFVLMRAKGGASPQARLDELLDTEIFQAVRSSNAHFARGKVIPVEGDLTLPELGLSADHRRALLDNVELVFHSAAIVKFDEPLKSSIDMNVLGTRRLLQLCQGMSKLKAFVHVSTAYCNCDKEEVAEVIYPPPFDPQNVIDAVSWMDDALVEAITPKLLGSRPNMYTFTKALAESLLAEEKGSIPVAIVRPSIVTAAWQEPIPGWIDNINGPTGLLVASGKGLLRSMVADTEKAADFVPVDVVINTMIIVAWHTAMYRPDKVAVYHVASGTLRKLTWGDIETIAYPLLLWHPMPHAVRHPGGSFKKSRCLNALSMFFEHRCPAVFFDAYLWLSGRKPKMLRLFNKLYKVMVSLEYFTTHEWRFHCNNLLALLQEVSPADRKTFCADLRLLDWGNYFKDYVVGTRKFVLKEDPSTVPEGRSALRRLYIYQQLLYAALIALTWRLIMLKSKSACRLWHGLVSLFLPLLSLVSSALGLPYPDDAAPSPAGGNS from the exons ATGGAGCTCAGGATGGCATCCATGGATAAATCTTTTGTATCCGATTTTTACAAAGACAAGGATATTTTTATAACTGGAGCTACTGGGTTTATGGGAAAG GTACTGCTTGAGAAGCTGCTCCGATCATGCGGTGGCCTGCGTCGAATATTTGTCCTGATGCGGGCCAAAGGAGGAGCATCGCCACAAGCCCGTTTAGACGAACTGCTGGACACGGAG ATCTTCCAGGCGGTGCGCTCTTCGAACGCGCACTTTGCGCGCGGCAAGGTGATCCCCGTAGAAGGAGACCTGACCCTACCGGAACTGGGACTCAGTGCCGACCACCGAAGGGCGCTGCTGGACAATGTCGAGCTCGTCTTCCACTCGGCTGCCATCGTGAAGTTCGACGAGCCGCTCAA GAGCTCCATCGACATGAACGTTCTGGGCACAAGGAGATTGCTGCAGCTTTGTCAAGGCATGAGCAAACTTAAG GCCTTTGTACACGTGTCAACGGCGTACTGCAACTGCGACAAGGAGGAAGTAGCTGAGGTCATCTACCCGCCGCCTTTTGATCCACAGAACGTCATCGACGCCGTCAG TTGGATGGACGACGCACTGGTGGAGGCCATCACGCCCAAGCTGCTGGGAAGCCGTCCCAACATGTACACCTTCACCAAGGCCCTCGCCGAGAGCCTGTTGGCCGAAGAGAAGGGCTCGATACCGGTGGCAATCGTCAGACCTTCCATCGTCACGGCCGCTTGGCAGGAGCCCATACCG GGCTGGATTGACAACATTAATGGACCTACGGGCCTTCTTGTGGCT TCTGGCAAAGGTCTGCTTCGGTCCATGGTGGCGGACACGGAGAAGGCGGCCGACTTCGTGCCCGTTGACGTGGTCATAAACACCATGATCATAGTCGCCTGGCACACTGCCATGTACAG GCCGGACAAAGTGGCGGTGTACCACGTCGCTTCGGGAACCCTGCGCAAGCTGACGTGGGGCGACATCGAGACGATCGCGTACCCTCTGCTGCTGTGGCACCCGATGCCTCATGCCGTGCGCCACCCGGGCGGCAGCTTCAAGAAGAGCCGCTGCCTGAACGCATTGTCCATGTTCTTCGAGCACCGCTGCCCTGCCGTGTTCTTCGACGCCTACCTCTGGTTGTCCGGCCGGAAGCCAAA GATGCTCCGGCTGTTCAACAAGCTGTACAAGGTCATGGTCTCCCTCGAGTACTTCACCACGCACGAGTGGCGTTTCCACTGTAACAACCTGCTTGCGCTCCTGCAGGAAGTCTCACCCGCCGACCGGAAG ACGTTCTGCGCGGACCTGCGGTTGCTGGACTGGGGCAACTACTTCAAGGACTACGTGGTGGGCACACGCAAGTTCGTCCTCAAAGAAGACCCTTCCACGGTGCCGGAGGGACGCAGCGCGCTGCGCAG GCTGTACATCTACCAGCAGCTGCTATACGCCGCGCTGATCGCGCTCACCTGGCGGCTCATCATGCTCAAGTCCAAGTCGGCCTGCCGACTCTGGCACGGCTTGGTCTCGCTCTTCCTGCCTCTACTGAGCCTGGTCTCCTCAGCGCTGGGGCTGCCCTACCCGGACGACGCGGCACCATCCCCTGCCGGCGGAAATTCCTAG